The Pocillopora verrucosa isolate sample1 chromosome 14, ASM3666991v2, whole genome shotgun sequence genome has a segment encoding these proteins:
- the LOC131797798 gene encoding prickle planar cell polarity protein 3-B isoform X4, whose product MTMVAHEEQRAKTCNNCGDMCPGFSAHYWRKICQHCKCPREDHNIIEDDARTGCNVYLGEANHSGLPSDDDSGCALDEYAWVPPGLNPEQVHAYMSSLPEEKVPYIDSIGERHRNKQIIVQLPPYDSEARYCNGLTDEEKRELRIFVALRKRDAIDRGVVKQIPNVSEGYSCRECGDRVGPGSMAVFAPRAGQNTSWHASCFVCYICKELLVDLIYCYKDGRIFCGRHHAETLRPRCAACDEIIFAEQCTEAEDRCWHVSHFCCFECDCPLGGMRYIMKEGNPFCCHCFKSMNAEFCDACGEPIDPDASQMMHNGQHWHATDNCYCCYNCRKPLLGQPFLPKNGEIYCSPECSRRISADFQSHEKFPDFRPGFDTKRYNAQELCTSDLGTLESDYVTSSNHSASGVLSAPYEPSVDGDSIGHYSGILSQHRVGTFDRQHQHDDPVRIGGLSGRVFGHIETAGYSTDVFDSVSVQGGSYGGFSFDNDRYHRRQNFQPLSNARQAVDTFDRGYRVQLFDKGSTSDFIRATPVDVESTKDSNYGTIESRDSNCGTKVLLDSRDINKAHKHVKVKERHTSGYASDSRTSRNSSKHTSGYASDSRTSRNSGYKSKARQLKYYDIDIEENSKKYYFSEGENARPLSRSLESLTWKPSSIPAPPPRRNHIRTSSGTYMSARKEHMINRNGSTPKEYKSRGNNPSPSKSSQLPWEDPFANPVDKSKSKPNRRPRITYTEDGFLEKASPQVVKTADAGKKNKNKHKNCLVQ is encoded by the exons GAAAATTTGTCAGCACTGCAAGTGTCCTAGGGAAGATCACAACATCATTGAGGATGATGCTCGCACAGGATGTAACGTATACTTAGGAGAGGCTAACCATTCTGGCCTTCCGAGTGATGATGATAGTGGTTGTGCATTAGATGAATATGCATGGGTTCCACCAGGGCTAAACCCTGAGCAG GTTCATGCCTATATGAGTTCCCTTCCAGAAGAAAAGGTTCCATACATTGACAGCATTGGAGAAAGACACCGTAACAAACAGATCATAGTGCAACTGCCTCCATATGACAGCGAGGCAAGATATTGTAATGGCCTTACAGATGAAGAAAAAAGGGAATTACGAATCTTTGTGGCATTAAGGAAAAGAGATGCTATTGATCGTGGGGTTGTGAAACAAATCCCTAATGTCTCAGAAGGCTACAGCTGTAGAGag TGTGGTGATCGTGTGGGCCCTGGATCCATGGCAGTGTTTGCACCAAGAGCTGGGCAGAATACAAGTTGGCATGCTTCCTGTTTTGTTTGCTACATTTGTAAAGAGCTCTTAGTGGATTTGATCTACTGCTACAAGGATGGGCGGATTTTCTGTGGAAGGCACCATGCAGAGACTCTGAGGCCAAGATGTGCAGCATGTGATGag ATTATTTTTGCTGAGCAGTGCACAGAAGCTGAGGACCGATGTTGGCATGTAAGCCATTTTTGTTGCTTTGAATGTGACTGTCCACTTGGAGGTATGCGGTACATAATGAAGGAAGGAAACCCATTCTGCTGTCATTGTTTCAAATCAATGAATGCTGAATTTTGTGATGCCTGTGGGGAACCAATTGACCCAGATGCAAGTCAAATGATGCACAATGGACAACACTGGCATGCGACAGACAATTGCTACTGTTGTTACAACTGCCGTAAGCCTCTCCTTGGACAACCTTTTCTTCCCAAGAATGGAGAAATATATTGCTCTCCAGAATGCAGTCGCCGCATTTCAGCAGATTTCCAAAGTCATGAAAAATTTCCTGACTTTCGACCAGGTTTTGATACAAAACGTTACAATGCTCAGGAATTATGCACATCTGACCTTGGGACACTTGAGTCAGACTATGTGACTTCAAGCAATCACTCAGCATCTGGGGTGTTGAGTGCTCCTTATGAACCAAGTGTTGATGGAGACAGTATTGGCCACTACTCAGGGATTTTGTCTCAACACAGAGTGGGAACATTTGATAGACAGCATCAACATGATGACCCTGTAAGAATTGGGGGATTGTCTGGCAGGGTGTTTGGCCATATTGAAACTGCAGGTTATTCGACCGATGTCTTTGACAGTGTGAGTGTCCAAGGAGGAAGCTATGGGGGTTTTAGTTTTGACAATGACAGATACCATAGAAGGCAAAATTTCCAGCCACTGTCAAATGCTAGGCAAGCAGTTGATACCTTTGACAGAGGTTATCGAGTTCAATTATTTGACAAGGGAAGTACCTCTGACTTTATAAGAGCCACACCCGTGGATGTTGAATCTACCAAAGATAGTAATTATGGCACTATTGAGAGCAGAGACAGTAATTGTGGAACAAAGGTTTTGTTGGACAGTCGAGATATAAACAAGGCTCATAAGCATGTCAAAGTAAAGGAGAGACATACCTCTGGATATGCCTCTGACTCAAGAACATCCAGAAATTCTAGTAAACACACTTCTGGATATGCCTCGGACTCAAGAACATCTAGAAATTCTGGTTATAAATCAAAGGCGAGACAGTTGAAGTACTATGATATAGATATTGAGGAAAATAGTAAGAAGTATTACTTCAGTGAAGGCGAAAATGCACGGCCATTGTCAAGATCTTTGGAAAGTTTGACATGGAAGCCAAGTTCTATACCAGCCCCGCCCCCACGGCGTAATCACATCAGAACTTCTTCTGGTACATACATGTCAGCGAGGAAAGAACACATGATCAATAGAAATGGCTCTACTCCAAAGGAGTACAAGTCACGAGGAAACAATCCTAGCCCAAGTAAATCATCTCAGTTACCTTGGGAAGATCCATTTGCTAATCCAGTGgataaaagcaaatcaaagcCTAATAGGCGTCCAAGAATTACCTACACTGAAGATGGTTTCCTTGAAAAAGCCTCAcctcaggttgtcaaaacagCTGACgcaggaaagaaaaacaaaaacaaacataaaaactgCTTGGTGCAGTGA
- the LOC131797798 gene encoding prickle planar cell polarity protein 3-B isoform X3: MQTMVAHEEQRAKTCNNCGDMCPGFSAHYWRKICQHCKCPREDHNIIEDDARTGCNVYLGEANHSGLPSDDDSGCALDEYAWVPPGLNPEQVHAYMSSLPEEKVPYIDSIGERHRNKQIIVQLPPYDSEARYCNGLTDEEKRELRIFVALRKRDAIDRGVVKQIPNVSEGYSCRECGDRVGPGSMAVFAPRAGQNTSWHASCFVCYICKELLVDLIYCYKDGRIFCGRHHAETLRPRCAACDEIIFAEQCTEAEDRCWHVSHFCCFECDCPLGGMRYIMKEGNPFCCHCFKSMNAEFCDACGEPIDPDASQMMHNGQHWHATDNCYCCYNCRKPLLGQPFLPKNGEIYCSPECSRRISADFQSHEKFPDFRPGFDTKRYNAQELCTSDLGTLESDYVTSSNHSASGVLSAPYEPSVDGDSIGHYSGILSQHRVGTFDRQHQHDDPVRIGGLSGRVFGHIETAGYSTDVFDSVSVQGGSYGGFSFDNDRYHRRQNFQPLSNARQAVDTFDRGYRVQLFDKGSTSDFIRATPVDVESTKDSNYGTIESRDSNCGTKVLLDSRDINKAHKHVKVKERHTSGYASDSRTSRNSSKHTSGYASDSRTSRNSGYKSKARQLKYYDIDIEENSKKYYFSEGENARPLSRSLESLTWKPSSIPAPPPRRNHIRTSSGTYMSARKEHMINRNGSTPKEYKSRGNNPSPSKSSQLPWEDPFANPVDKSKSKPNRRPRITYTEDGFLEKASPQVVKTADAGKKNKNKHKNCLVQ, from the exons GAAAATTTGTCAGCACTGCAAGTGTCCTAGGGAAGATCACAACATCATTGAGGATGATGCTCGCACAGGATGTAACGTATACTTAGGAGAGGCTAACCATTCTGGCCTTCCGAGTGATGATGATAGTGGTTGTGCATTAGATGAATATGCATGGGTTCCACCAGGGCTAAACCCTGAGCAG GTTCATGCCTATATGAGTTCCCTTCCAGAAGAAAAGGTTCCATACATTGACAGCATTGGAGAAAGACACCGTAACAAACAGATCATAGTGCAACTGCCTCCATATGACAGCGAGGCAAGATATTGTAATGGCCTTACAGATGAAGAAAAAAGGGAATTACGAATCTTTGTGGCATTAAGGAAAAGAGATGCTATTGATCGTGGGGTTGTGAAACAAATCCCTAATGTCTCAGAAGGCTACAGCTGTAGAGag TGTGGTGATCGTGTGGGCCCTGGATCCATGGCAGTGTTTGCACCAAGAGCTGGGCAGAATACAAGTTGGCATGCTTCCTGTTTTGTTTGCTACATTTGTAAAGAGCTCTTAGTGGATTTGATCTACTGCTACAAGGATGGGCGGATTTTCTGTGGAAGGCACCATGCAGAGACTCTGAGGCCAAGATGTGCAGCATGTGATGag ATTATTTTTGCTGAGCAGTGCACAGAAGCTGAGGACCGATGTTGGCATGTAAGCCATTTTTGTTGCTTTGAATGTGACTGTCCACTTGGAGGTATGCGGTACATAATGAAGGAAGGAAACCCATTCTGCTGTCATTGTTTCAAATCAATGAATGCTGAATTTTGTGATGCCTGTGGGGAACCAATTGACCCAGATGCAAGTCAAATGATGCACAATGGACAACACTGGCATGCGACAGACAATTGCTACTGTTGTTACAACTGCCGTAAGCCTCTCCTTGGACAACCTTTTCTTCCCAAGAATGGAGAAATATATTGCTCTCCAGAATGCAGTCGCCGCATTTCAGCAGATTTCCAAAGTCATGAAAAATTTCCTGACTTTCGACCAGGTTTTGATACAAAACGTTACAATGCTCAGGAATTATGCACATCTGACCTTGGGACACTTGAGTCAGACTATGTGACTTCAAGCAATCACTCAGCATCTGGGGTGTTGAGTGCTCCTTATGAACCAAGTGTTGATGGAGACAGTATTGGCCACTACTCAGGGATTTTGTCTCAACACAGAGTGGGAACATTTGATAGACAGCATCAACATGATGACCCTGTAAGAATTGGGGGATTGTCTGGCAGGGTGTTTGGCCATATTGAAACTGCAGGTTATTCGACCGATGTCTTTGACAGTGTGAGTGTCCAAGGAGGAAGCTATGGGGGTTTTAGTTTTGACAATGACAGATACCATAGAAGGCAAAATTTCCAGCCACTGTCAAATGCTAGGCAAGCAGTTGATACCTTTGACAGAGGTTATCGAGTTCAATTATTTGACAAGGGAAGTACCTCTGACTTTATAAGAGCCACACCCGTGGATGTTGAATCTACCAAAGATAGTAATTATGGCACTATTGAGAGCAGAGACAGTAATTGTGGAACAAAGGTTTTGTTGGACAGTCGAGATATAAACAAGGCTCATAAGCATGTCAAAGTAAAGGAGAGACATACCTCTGGATATGCCTCTGACTCAAGAACATCCAGAAATTCTAGTAAACACACTTCTGGATATGCCTCGGACTCAAGAACATCTAGAAATTCTGGTTATAAATCAAAGGCGAGACAGTTGAAGTACTATGATATAGATATTGAGGAAAATAGTAAGAAGTATTACTTCAGTGAAGGCGAAAATGCACGGCCATTGTCAAGATCTTTGGAAAGTTTGACATGGAAGCCAAGTTCTATACCAGCCCCGCCCCCACGGCGTAATCACATCAGAACTTCTTCTGGTACATACATGTCAGCGAGGAAAGAACACATGATCAATAGAAATGGCTCTACTCCAAAGGAGTACAAGTCACGAGGAAACAATCCTAGCCCAAGTAAATCATCTCAGTTACCTTGGGAAGATCCATTTGCTAATCCAGTGgataaaagcaaatcaaagcCTAATAGGCGTCCAAGAATTACCTACACTGAAGATGGTTTCCTTGAAAAAGCCTCAcctcaggttgtcaaaacagCTGACgcaggaaagaaaaacaaaaacaaacataaaaactgCTTGGTGCAGTGA
- the LOC131797798 gene encoding prickle planar cell polarity protein 3-B isoform X5: MVAHEEQRAKTCNNCGDMCPGFSAHYWRKICQHCKCPREDHNIIEDDARTGCNVYLGEANHSGLPSDDDSGCALDEYAWVPPGLNPEQVHAYMSSLPEEKVPYIDSIGERHRNKQIIVQLPPYDSEARYCNGLTDEEKRELRIFVALRKRDAIDRGVVKQIPNVSEGYSCRECGDRVGPGSMAVFAPRAGQNTSWHASCFVCYICKELLVDLIYCYKDGRIFCGRHHAETLRPRCAACDEIIFAEQCTEAEDRCWHVSHFCCFECDCPLGGMRYIMKEGNPFCCHCFKSMNAEFCDACGEPIDPDASQMMHNGQHWHATDNCYCCYNCRKPLLGQPFLPKNGEIYCSPECSRRISADFQSHEKFPDFRPGFDTKRYNAQELCTSDLGTLESDYVTSSNHSASGVLSAPYEPSVDGDSIGHYSGILSQHRVGTFDRQHQHDDPVRIGGLSGRVFGHIETAGYSTDVFDSVSVQGGSYGGFSFDNDRYHRRQNFQPLSNARQAVDTFDRGYRVQLFDKGSTSDFIRATPVDVESTKDSNYGTIESRDSNCGTKVLLDSRDINKAHKHVKVKERHTSGYASDSRTSRNSSKHTSGYASDSRTSRNSGYKSKARQLKYYDIDIEENSKKYYFSEGENARPLSRSLESLTWKPSSIPAPPPRRNHIRTSSGTYMSARKEHMINRNGSTPKEYKSRGNNPSPSKSSQLPWEDPFANPVDKSKSKPNRRPRITYTEDGFLEKASPQVVKTADAGKKNKNKHKNCLVQ, translated from the exons GAAAATTTGTCAGCACTGCAAGTGTCCTAGGGAAGATCACAACATCATTGAGGATGATGCTCGCACAGGATGTAACGTATACTTAGGAGAGGCTAACCATTCTGGCCTTCCGAGTGATGATGATAGTGGTTGTGCATTAGATGAATATGCATGGGTTCCACCAGGGCTAAACCCTGAGCAG GTTCATGCCTATATGAGTTCCCTTCCAGAAGAAAAGGTTCCATACATTGACAGCATTGGAGAAAGACACCGTAACAAACAGATCATAGTGCAACTGCCTCCATATGACAGCGAGGCAAGATATTGTAATGGCCTTACAGATGAAGAAAAAAGGGAATTACGAATCTTTGTGGCATTAAGGAAAAGAGATGCTATTGATCGTGGGGTTGTGAAACAAATCCCTAATGTCTCAGAAGGCTACAGCTGTAGAGag TGTGGTGATCGTGTGGGCCCTGGATCCATGGCAGTGTTTGCACCAAGAGCTGGGCAGAATACAAGTTGGCATGCTTCCTGTTTTGTTTGCTACATTTGTAAAGAGCTCTTAGTGGATTTGATCTACTGCTACAAGGATGGGCGGATTTTCTGTGGAAGGCACCATGCAGAGACTCTGAGGCCAAGATGTGCAGCATGTGATGag ATTATTTTTGCTGAGCAGTGCACAGAAGCTGAGGACCGATGTTGGCATGTAAGCCATTTTTGTTGCTTTGAATGTGACTGTCCACTTGGAGGTATGCGGTACATAATGAAGGAAGGAAACCCATTCTGCTGTCATTGTTTCAAATCAATGAATGCTGAATTTTGTGATGCCTGTGGGGAACCAATTGACCCAGATGCAAGTCAAATGATGCACAATGGACAACACTGGCATGCGACAGACAATTGCTACTGTTGTTACAACTGCCGTAAGCCTCTCCTTGGACAACCTTTTCTTCCCAAGAATGGAGAAATATATTGCTCTCCAGAATGCAGTCGCCGCATTTCAGCAGATTTCCAAAGTCATGAAAAATTTCCTGACTTTCGACCAGGTTTTGATACAAAACGTTACAATGCTCAGGAATTATGCACATCTGACCTTGGGACACTTGAGTCAGACTATGTGACTTCAAGCAATCACTCAGCATCTGGGGTGTTGAGTGCTCCTTATGAACCAAGTGTTGATGGAGACAGTATTGGCCACTACTCAGGGATTTTGTCTCAACACAGAGTGGGAACATTTGATAGACAGCATCAACATGATGACCCTGTAAGAATTGGGGGATTGTCTGGCAGGGTGTTTGGCCATATTGAAACTGCAGGTTATTCGACCGATGTCTTTGACAGTGTGAGTGTCCAAGGAGGAAGCTATGGGGGTTTTAGTTTTGACAATGACAGATACCATAGAAGGCAAAATTTCCAGCCACTGTCAAATGCTAGGCAAGCAGTTGATACCTTTGACAGAGGTTATCGAGTTCAATTATTTGACAAGGGAAGTACCTCTGACTTTATAAGAGCCACACCCGTGGATGTTGAATCTACCAAAGATAGTAATTATGGCACTATTGAGAGCAGAGACAGTAATTGTGGAACAAAGGTTTTGTTGGACAGTCGAGATATAAACAAGGCTCATAAGCATGTCAAAGTAAAGGAGAGACATACCTCTGGATATGCCTCTGACTCAAGAACATCCAGAAATTCTAGTAAACACACTTCTGGATATGCCTCGGACTCAAGAACATCTAGAAATTCTGGTTATAAATCAAAGGCGAGACAGTTGAAGTACTATGATATAGATATTGAGGAAAATAGTAAGAAGTATTACTTCAGTGAAGGCGAAAATGCACGGCCATTGTCAAGATCTTTGGAAAGTTTGACATGGAAGCCAAGTTCTATACCAGCCCCGCCCCCACGGCGTAATCACATCAGAACTTCTTCTGGTACATACATGTCAGCGAGGAAAGAACACATGATCAATAGAAATGGCTCTACTCCAAAGGAGTACAAGTCACGAGGAAACAATCCTAGCCCAAGTAAATCATCTCAGTTACCTTGGGAAGATCCATTTGCTAATCCAGTGgataaaagcaaatcaaagcCTAATAGGCGTCCAAGAATTACCTACACTGAAGATGGTTTCCTTGAAAAAGCCTCAcctcaggttgtcaaaacagCTGACgcaggaaagaaaaacaaaaacaaacataaaaactgCTTGGTGCAGTGA
- the LOC131797798 gene encoding uncharacterized protein isoform X2 has product MKKTIMYSTMVAHEEQRAKTCNNCGDMCPGFSAHYWRKICQHCKCPREDHNIIEDDARTGCNVYLGEANHSGLPSDDDSGCALDEYAWVPPGLNPEQVHAYMSSLPEEKVPYIDSIGERHRNKQIIVQLPPYDSEARYCNGLTDEEKRELRIFVALRKRDAIDRGVVKQIPNVSEGYSCRECGDRVGPGSMAVFAPRAGQNTSWHASCFVCYICKELLVDLIYCYKDGRIFCGRHHAETLRPRCAACDEIIFAEQCTEAEDRCWHVSHFCCFECDCPLGGMRYIMKEGNPFCCHCFKSMNAEFCDACGEPIDPDASQMMHNGQHWHATDNCYCCYNCRKPLLGQPFLPKNGEIYCSPECSRRISADFQSHEKFPDFRPGFDTKRYNAQELCTSDLGTLESDYVTSSNHSASGVLSAPYEPSVDGDSIGHYSGILSQHRVGTFDRQHQHDDPVRIGGLSGRVFGHIETAGYSTDVFDSVSVQGGSYGGFSFDNDRYHRRQNFQPLSNARQAVDTFDRGYRVQLFDKGSTSDFIRATPVDVESTKDSNYGTIESRDSNCGTKVLLDSRDINKAHKHVKVKERHTSGYASDSRTSRNSSKHTSGYASDSRTSRNSGYKSKARQLKYYDIDIEENSKKYYFSEGENARPLSRSLESLTWKPSSIPAPPPRRNHIRTSSGTYMSARKEHMINRNGSTPKEYKSRGNNPSPSKSSQLPWEDPFANPVDKSKSKPNRRPRITYTEDGFLEKASPQVVKTADAGKKNKNKHKNCLVQ; this is encoded by the exons GAAAATTTGTCAGCACTGCAAGTGTCCTAGGGAAGATCACAACATCATTGAGGATGATGCTCGCACAGGATGTAACGTATACTTAGGAGAGGCTAACCATTCTGGCCTTCCGAGTGATGATGATAGTGGTTGTGCATTAGATGAATATGCATGGGTTCCACCAGGGCTAAACCCTGAGCAG GTTCATGCCTATATGAGTTCCCTTCCAGAAGAAAAGGTTCCATACATTGACAGCATTGGAGAAAGACACCGTAACAAACAGATCATAGTGCAACTGCCTCCATATGACAGCGAGGCAAGATATTGTAATGGCCTTACAGATGAAGAAAAAAGGGAATTACGAATCTTTGTGGCATTAAGGAAAAGAGATGCTATTGATCGTGGGGTTGTGAAACAAATCCCTAATGTCTCAGAAGGCTACAGCTGTAGAGag TGTGGTGATCGTGTGGGCCCTGGATCCATGGCAGTGTTTGCACCAAGAGCTGGGCAGAATACAAGTTGGCATGCTTCCTGTTTTGTTTGCTACATTTGTAAAGAGCTCTTAGTGGATTTGATCTACTGCTACAAGGATGGGCGGATTTTCTGTGGAAGGCACCATGCAGAGACTCTGAGGCCAAGATGTGCAGCATGTGATGag ATTATTTTTGCTGAGCAGTGCACAGAAGCTGAGGACCGATGTTGGCATGTAAGCCATTTTTGTTGCTTTGAATGTGACTGTCCACTTGGAGGTATGCGGTACATAATGAAGGAAGGAAACCCATTCTGCTGTCATTGTTTCAAATCAATGAATGCTGAATTTTGTGATGCCTGTGGGGAACCAATTGACCCAGATGCAAGTCAAATGATGCACAATGGACAACACTGGCATGCGACAGACAATTGCTACTGTTGTTACAACTGCCGTAAGCCTCTCCTTGGACAACCTTTTCTTCCCAAGAATGGAGAAATATATTGCTCTCCAGAATGCAGTCGCCGCATTTCAGCAGATTTCCAAAGTCATGAAAAATTTCCTGACTTTCGACCAGGTTTTGATACAAAACGTTACAATGCTCAGGAATTATGCACATCTGACCTTGGGACACTTGAGTCAGACTATGTGACTTCAAGCAATCACTCAGCATCTGGGGTGTTGAGTGCTCCTTATGAACCAAGTGTTGATGGAGACAGTATTGGCCACTACTCAGGGATTTTGTCTCAACACAGAGTGGGAACATTTGATAGACAGCATCAACATGATGACCCTGTAAGAATTGGGGGATTGTCTGGCAGGGTGTTTGGCCATATTGAAACTGCAGGTTATTCGACCGATGTCTTTGACAGTGTGAGTGTCCAAGGAGGAAGCTATGGGGGTTTTAGTTTTGACAATGACAGATACCATAGAAGGCAAAATTTCCAGCCACTGTCAAATGCTAGGCAAGCAGTTGATACCTTTGACAGAGGTTATCGAGTTCAATTATTTGACAAGGGAAGTACCTCTGACTTTATAAGAGCCACACCCGTGGATGTTGAATCTACCAAAGATAGTAATTATGGCACTATTGAGAGCAGAGACAGTAATTGTGGAACAAAGGTTTTGTTGGACAGTCGAGATATAAACAAGGCTCATAAGCATGTCAAAGTAAAGGAGAGACATACCTCTGGATATGCCTCTGACTCAAGAACATCCAGAAATTCTAGTAAACACACTTCTGGATATGCCTCGGACTCAAGAACATCTAGAAATTCTGGTTATAAATCAAAGGCGAGACAGTTGAAGTACTATGATATAGATATTGAGGAAAATAGTAAGAAGTATTACTTCAGTGAAGGCGAAAATGCACGGCCATTGTCAAGATCTTTGGAAAGTTTGACATGGAAGCCAAGTTCTATACCAGCCCCGCCCCCACGGCGTAATCACATCAGAACTTCTTCTGGTACATACATGTCAGCGAGGAAAGAACACATGATCAATAGAAATGGCTCTACTCCAAAGGAGTACAAGTCACGAGGAAACAATCCTAGCCCAAGTAAATCATCTCAGTTACCTTGGGAAGATCCATTTGCTAATCCAGTGgataaaagcaaatcaaagcCTAATAGGCGTCCAAGAATTACCTACACTGAAGATGGTTTCCTTGAAAAAGCCTCAcctcaggttgtcaaaacagCTGACgcaggaaagaaaaacaaaaacaaacataaaaactgCTTGGTGCAGTGA